One Aspergillus oryzae RIB40 DNA, chromosome 2 genomic window carries:
- a CDS encoding T6SS phospholipase effector Tle1-like catalytic domain-containing protein (uncharacterized conserved protein): MNRDAAVLGPAPVPKQFVLCFDGTGNKFAGDKSDSNVLKIFRMLDRSESHQFHYYQPGIGTYVTSKSLSSSGRFHRIRSAYLKAKDSAVGSSFADHVMGGYKFLMRYYNPGDEISFIGFSRGAYIARFLAEMLDSIGLLEAGNEELVRFAWKTFAKWQMRRDTHKDTDKTNKLFNYMVAFRETFCRPITPRIKFMGLFDTVNSVPAFESAWMQRSKFPYTARSSAKVIRHAVGIDERRAKFRQDLISEIKPCCEEKKSTYWKDHWPRFHRSPKKSSAPKKSPGLPQIVLNGGNNEDSPFQQRPGETESVHHSVRSSNQSVYSTSHRYRARRRRSQRKLSLAVPMAAASTEDVASIKSEYSGLSLQVPQERIGGEDYDEDEDSPQDIQEVWFPGGHADIGGGWQQEEDAWPLSHAPLVWMVQEARRAGLQFDPSKMEHFECLEEYDEDYSPIRENIHWNPDISVGQDGHPLMPIPSQQLATQVAAVYGEGIQMESAIGSSSTFLKALQESCTAPIHDCLEFGSGISHASVLTWRMMEYLPFRRMDLQKNGSWKPIRWPLPCGEVRDIPDDAQIHVSAIRRLLKDENYRPGNLIVGGGGRGIRRAPPDKKIGQWALKGHKGDIVREVYVAVRPEKKEPKASTVCRDEEHKHQ, from the exons ATGAACCGGGATGCAGCAGTTTTAGGACCGGCCCCCGTGCCAAAACAATTTGTCCTGTGTTTCGATGGCACTGGAAACAAATTTGCCGGGGATAAGTCGGACAGTAATGTTCTGAAGATTTTTCGA ATGCTTGATCGCAGCGAAAGTCATCAATTTCATTATTACCAGCCAGGGATTGGAACTTATGTAACGTCCAAGTCCCTTTCCAGTTCCGGCCGATTCCACCGGATCAGGTCCGCATATCTGAAAGCAAAGGACTCCGCTGTCGGATCCTCCTTTGCTGATCATGTCATGGGCGGATACAAGTTCCTCATGCGTTATTATAACCCTGGGGATGAGATTTCCTTCATAGGCTTCAGTCGAGGTGCCTATATTGCTCGCTTCCTTGCGGAAATGCTGGATTCCATCGGCTTGCTCGAGGCTGGCAATGAGGAACTCGTCCGATTTGCGTGGAAGACCTTTGCCAAGTGGCAGATGAGGCGTGATACCCATAAAGATACCGATAAAACGAATAAACTGTTCAATTACATGGTGGCCTTCCGTGAGACGTTCTGTCGACCAATTACCCCCAGAATTAAGTTCATGGGACTGTTTGATACTGTCAATAGTGTGCCTGCATTTGAGTCCGCGTGGATGCAAAGAAGCAAGTTCCCCTATACGGCCCGCAGTTCAGCCAAGGTCATTCGACATGCAGTGGGGATCGATGAGCGGCGTGCCAAGTTTAGGCAGGACCTAATCTCCGAGATCAAACCGTGCTGTGAGGAAAAAAAGTCCACCTACTGGAAAGACCATTGGCCTCGGTTTCACCGTTCACCAAAAAAGTCCTCCGCCCCAAAAAAGTCCCCTGGTCTCCCCCAAATCGTCCTCAACGGAGGTAATAACGAGGATAGCCCCTTCCAGCAGAGGCCCGGGGAGACTGAATCTGTACACCACAGTGTGCGAAGCTCAAACCAGAGTGTATACAGCACAAGCCATCGATATCGTGCACGACGACGACGCTCCCAAAGAAAGCTCAGCCTGGCTGTCCCAATGGCAGCTGCATCCACAGAGGATGTAGCATCTATCAAGAGTGAGTACTCGGGCCTCTCGCTTCAAGTACCACAAGAACGTATTGGGGGAGAGGATtacgacgaggatgaggatagCCCCCAGGACATTCAGGAGGTATGGTTTCCCGGAGGTCACGCAGATATCGGCGGAGGATGGCAACAGGAGGAGGACGCATGGCCACTCAGTCACGCACCGTTGGTTTGGATGGTTCAGGAGGCCCGGCGCGCTGGGCTCCAATTCGATCCTTCGAAGATGGAGCACTTTGAATGTCTAGAGGAATATGATGAGGATTACTCGCCTATTCGTGAAAACATCCACTGGAACCCGGATATCAGTGTGGGTCAAGATGGCCATCCGTTAATGCCAATTCCAAGTCAGCAACTGGCAACTCAAGTCGCCGCCGTTTATGGGGAGGGGATTCAGATGGAATCAGCAATCGGATCTAGCTCCACATTTTTGAAGGCTCTCCAGGAATCCTGTACGGCCCCAATACATGACTGTCTGGAATTCGGCAGTGGCATATCACATGCATCGGTTCTCACATGGCGAATGATGGAGTACCTCCCATTCCGTCGAATGGATCTGCAGAAAAATGGGTCATGGAAACCGATCCGGTGGCCGCTCCCGTGCGGAGAGGTTCGTGACATTCCAGACGATGCTCAAATCCATGTATCTGCAATTCGTCGACTGCTTAAGGATGAGAACTACCGCCCTGGTAACCTGATCGTTGGAGGGGGTGGCCGTGGTATTCGACGAGCCCCTCCAGATAAGAAAATTGGACAATGGGCACTTAAAGGCCATAAAGGCGATATTGTACGAGAAGTGTATGTGGCAGTGCGGCCAGAGAAAAAGGAGCCTAAGGCTTCGACTGTTTGCAGGGATGAGGAGCATAAGCATCAGTGA
- a CDS encoding uncharacterized protein (predicted protein) has protein sequence MTRAHSTPGLDSRGRYIFVHGREAPTSSPENAAKRHLPFQVPMGDSLETRMIPLNISEPILEYAELDTTMPSSSSTQGEPRTASPVLSNTFPRMTRRRPSSPLHFNPMNSTGQSASSPSSAHSSPIILNSRFNESFPGYSTSSASSMPSTPTSLRSRSPSISSLETIPDIPDAEAAAIEADRIAALKAAADRADEADVATNGNRRRGASDASGPSSSLMNMRTVSGGYGLRTDKRKRWSVCGAERRQDLDLETIWED, from the coding sequence ATGACGCGCGCTCACTCCACCCCGGGGCTGGACTCACGGGGCAGGTATATCTTCGTTCATGGTCGCGAGGCACCAACAAGCTCACCTGAGAATGCCGCGAAACGCCATCTACCATTTCAGGTCCCAATGGGGGACAGCCTAGAGACTAGAATGATACCCTTGAACATCTCTGAGCCCATTCTGGAGTATGCTGAGCTGGACACCACGatgccatcttcctcttcaactcAGGGAGAACCTCGCACGGCCTCGCCTGTGCTATCCAACACTTTTCCCCGAATGACCCGCCGACGACCGTCGTCCCCTCTCCATTTCAACCCGATGAATTCCACTGGTCAGTCGGCCAGCAGCCCTTCTTCCGCACACTCGTCTCCCATAATTCTCAACTCAAGATTCAATGAGTCCTTTCCCGGTTATTCGACATCTTCCGCTTCATCAATGCCCTCGACACCAACAAGCCTTCGCTCACGGAGTCCGAGTATTTCATCTTTAGAGACTATCCCTGACATTCCTGATGCCGAAGCCGCGGCTATTGAAGCTGATCGGATCGCTGCCTTGAAAGCTGCAGCTGATAGAGCAGATGAAGCGGACGTTGCAACGAATGGAAATCGTCGACGAGGGGCATCAGACGCGTCAGGTCCTTCAAGTTCCCTGATGAACATGCGAACCGTATCAGGGGGCTACGGTCTCAGGACTGATAAACGGAAACGGTGGAGCGTCTGTGGGGCCGAACGTCGTCAAGATCTCGACTTGGAGACGATCTGGGAAGATTGA
- a CDS encoding flavin monoamine oxidase family protein (amine oxidase) — MGKTPQVAIIGAGFSGLRCADILMQNGVRVTIFEARNRVGGRVHQSKVGDRLIDLGPNWIHGTGTNPIAAIAELTKTTIEDFEGNQAFISMDGSPIDDNTATKISEFVWTTIDEAFKYSNTYKDTIPPERSLFDFFLDKVEKADFTPQEKKWCLETCRLWGAYVGDPIERQSLKFFCLEECIDGNNYFVASTYKDILAHVSRAALQNADIRFNEPVTNINSIVQADSNAPHKTTLTTATGETHTFDEVVVTCPLGWLKRNKSAFTPELPPRLVQAIDNISYGRLEKVYITFPRAFWHKDPSDPTTSGTTSYSAYERPTFTQFLDPTYTKGPEGILWNQECISLAALSADCAHPTLLFYTYGPCATYIVSKVANLDPSSQEYYNFLDDFLRPLYSRLYGFRKSSPDCKPLAVMATQWQSDPYAGNGSYCNFQVGLNQGDRDIEILRAGLGPDRGVWFAGEHTAPFVALGTTTGAYWSGERAAGQICQWYGLGRQGLGFERDDSLPSAGGKRVVASVD; from the exons ATGGGTAAAACCCCACAGGTAGCCATTATTGGTGCGGGCTTCTCTGGCCTGAGGTGTGCAGATATTCTTATGCAAAATGGTGTGCGAGTGACAATCTTCGAAGCTAGAAACCGTGTTGGAGGACGG GTACACCAAAGCAAGGTTGGGGATCGCTTAATCGATCT TGGTCCCAACTGGATCCATGGCACTGGCACAAATCCAATAGCGGCCATCGCAGAATTGACGAAAACGACCATAGAAGATTTTGAGGGAAACCAGGCATTCATCTCTATGGATGGAAGCCCGATTGATGACAACACAGCTACCAAGATCTCGGAGTTCGTGTGGACGACTATCGATGAAGCATTCAAGTACAGTAACACATATAAAGACACTATCCCACCGGAACGAAGTCTGTTCGACTTCTTTCTAGATAAAGTCGAGAAGGCAGACTTTACTccacaagagaagaaatggtgTCTTGAAACCTGCAGACTATGGGGCGCATATGTCGGTGACCCAATCGAAAGACAAAGTCTGAAGTTCTTCTGCCTGGAAGAATGCATAGATGGCA ACAACTACTTTGTGGCATCCACCTACAAAGACATACTCGCCCACGTCTCCAGGGCCGCCCTGCAAAATGCCGATATCCGATTCAACGAACCTGTCACCAACATCAACTCCATCGTCCAAGCAGACTCAAACGCTCCCCACAAAACAACATTAACAACCGCCACAGGCGAAACTCACACCTTCGACGAAGTCGTAGTAACATGTCCACTGGGCTGGCTAAAGCGCAACAAATCCGCATTCACTCCCGAACTCCCTCCCCGTCTCGTCCAAGCAATCGACAACATCTCCTACGGCCGCTTAGAAAAAGTCTACATCACTTTCCCCCGGGCATTCTGGCACAAAGATCCTAGTGATCCCACAACCAGCGGAACCACAAGTTACAGTGCCTATGAGCGTCCAACCTTCACACAGTTCCTCGATCCCACATACACAAAAGGACCTGAGGGTATCCTCTGGAACCAAGAATGTATATCCTTAGCCGCTCTCTCAGCCGACTGCGCTCATCCAACTCTCCTATTCTATACTTATGGACCCTGCGCTACGTATATAGTATCCAAAGTGGCCAACCTCGATCCCTCGTCCCAGGAATACTACAACTTCCTCGATGACTTCCTGCGTCCATTATACTCCCGTCTGTATGGGTTTCGAAAGTCCTCACCCGATTGTAAACCGCTCGCTGTAATGGCAACCCAGTGGCAGAGTGATCCGTACGCTGGGAATGGGTCGTATTGCAACTTTCAAGTTGGGCTCAATCAGGGCGATCGGGATATCGAGATTCTGCGAGCGGGACTCGGGCCGGATCGTGGCGTGTGGTTTGCTGGAGAGCATACGGCGCCGTTCGTTGCGCTTGGGACGACGACTGGGGCGTACTGGAGTGGGGAGCGTGCTGCTGGACAAATCTGTCAATGGTATGGCCTTGGTAGACAGGGGCTAGGCTTCGAAAGGGATGATTCTTTGCCTTCGGCCGGTGGGAAAAGAGTTGTCGCTTCCGTGGACTGA
- a CDS encoding homeobox domain-containing protein (predicted protein), with the protein MSDPEPSAAPCSSSPPTAQASESTAALNYAFLVHSQKTLTQNLPPRVDNKLLARQKRRRTSPEDHAVLEAEYQRNPKPDKTARASIVSRVSLGEKEVQIWFQNRRQNDRRKSKPLQPHELLAPRSDASKQSFSDESVPAEPGSSSGAEQYDDPSNESNAAAQALENDSFTSDMVRGSQEEPEQPVLSSQTSVATSEAPENKEGTQENSRSEFDLNKEHASVPSDTPHQNSAKRKRSITDLRQGRSEAQQPLTPCGVQGMRSPPSLRISLSFDGEAMVRKEGELTPSPPKGRNALRIAMSSDGKAVIRADGEPSPSKNRISMFPTRTPRFTGLRRSNSAVVLGTPRGSIERERIFGRSRDPRNWESVFDTDARSALSTPSSSQSGAHTGSPGFFRSGGPRSLTRSLSAKYKNTATFNSSEHLNTPVPQTTREKRRKLSRAVSSLGRLEYGLEVTNDKNTSYSAKMSKSMAGKGNRDIECGDSDKENWIPGTQTSRVRRRAASQHHSSRPVLRDANGKDGKVNKDLTTRRSRLSQASQRKANEKALPTVDTEVSTFMAGGGGSSQEEDLDCIQGLLSLSQGAWRYVQVASASKR; encoded by the exons ATGTCTGACCCGGAGCCTTCTGCTGCGCCATGCTCATCGTCTCCGCCAACTGCTCAGGCGTCCGAGTCCACAGCTGCTCTCAATTATGCCTTCCTTGTACACTCGCAGAAAACCCTAACGCAGAACCTTCCCCCGCGTGTCGATAACAAGTTACTCGCACGGCAGAAACGTCGCCGTACAAG TCCTGAGGATCATGCAGTACTGGAGGCGGAGTACCAACGAAACCCCAAGCCAGATAAGACAGCCCGGGCCAGCATAGTCAGTCGCGTGTCGTTGGGTGAAAAGGAAGTGCAA ATATGGTTTCAGAACCGTCGCCAAAATGATCGTCGGAAGTCGAAACCCCTCCAGCCTCATGAGCTGCTGGCTCCTCGGTCCGACGCGTCGAAACAGAGTTTCAGCGATGAGAGTGTACCTGCAGAACCAGGCTCTTCTAGCGGGGCAGAGCAGTATGACGACCCTAGTAATGAAAGCAATGCGGCGGCACAGGCTTTGGAGAATGACTCTTTCACGTCGGATATGGTTCgtggaagccaagaagaacccgAGCAGCCCGTCTTGAGTTCCCAGACGAGCGTAGCAACATCAGAAGCACCAGAAAATAAGGAAGGGACGCAAGAGAACTCTCGGTCGGAGTTCGATTTGAACAAAGAACATGCGAGCGTACCATCCGATACACCACACCAGAATTCCGCGAAAAGGAAGCGGTCGATCACGGACCTTAGACAGGGTAGATCAGAAGCACAGCAGCCCTTAACACCATGTGGAGTGCAGGGCATGAGATCACCACCGTCTCTGCGCATATCCTTGTCGTTTGATGGAGAAGCTATGGTGAGAAAGGAAGGCGAATTAACACCATCCCCGCCCAAGGGACGGAACGCGCTCCGAATTGCCATGTCTTCAGATGGAAAAGCCGTGATTCGTGCCGATGGAGAACCATCGCCATCCAAAAACCGTATTTCAATGTTCCCAACCCGGACCCCTCGATTCACGGGACTTCGGAGAAGCAATAGTGCAGTGGTTCTGGGAACACCTAGAGGATCTatcgaaagggaaaggatcTTTGGACGATCACGCGACCCTCGGAATTGGGAATCTGTCTTCGACACCGATGCCCGGAGTGCATTATCCACCCCATCCAGCTCACAAAGTGGAGCACATACAGGATCCCCTGGATTTTTCCGCTCCGGTGGTCCTCGTTCGTTGACCCGAAGCCTGTCGGCAAAGTATAAGAATACTGCCACATTCAATTCCTCTGAACATCTTAACACACCCGTTCCACAAACTacaagggagaagaggagaaaattATCGCGCGCGGTTTCGTCGTTGGGCCGTCTCGAATATGGTCTCGAAGTCACCAACGATAAGAACACCTCTTACTCAGCAAAAATGTCGAAGAGCATGGCAGGAAAAGGCAATAGAGATATAGAGTGCGGTGATTCAGACAAGGAGAACTGGATTCCGGGGACCCAAACGTCTCGTGTCCGCCGACGAGCGGCATCTCAACATCATTCATCACGTCCCGTCCTGAGAGATGCTAACgggaaggatggaaaagtCAACAAGGACTTGACTACCAGACGCTCTCGGCTCTCTCAGGCGTCGCAGCGTAAAGCAAACGAGAAAGCTTTGCCAACAGTCGATACCGAAGTGTCCACATTCATGGCTGGTGGGGGTGGTTCCAGTCAGGAAGAGGACCTCGATTGCATCCAGGGCCTCTTATCCTTGAGCCAAGGTGCATGGCG TTATGTCCAAGTTGCGAGCGCCAGCAAGCGGTGA
- a CDS encoding cation diffusion facilitator family transporter (mitochondrial Fe2+ transporter MMT1 and related transporters (cation diffusion facilitator superfamily)), whose translation MTNSLSVLASLVDGALDFLSTAIVWVTTTLIQKDDRYQYPISRRRLEPLSVLVFAVVMMTSFVQVAITSFTRLISNDTTLVNLTIPSIAVMASTVVVKLACWFWCRLIKNSSVQALAQDAETDVVFNLFSILFPLIGSFFKLWWVDSLGGLLLSVYIIWNWSGTAGEHIRHLTGAAASPIDQSVLLYMTMRFSKAILKIQNLRAYYAGDLLNVEVDIILEGKTRLRDAHDIGESLQYMIESVPTVDRAFVHMDYDPWNIPTHLNQQAH comes from the exons ATGACAAACTCCCTTTCCGTTCTTGCTAGCTTGGTGGACGGCGCATTGGACTTTCTGAGCACTGCTATTGTCTGGGTGACAACAACCCTCATTCAAAAAGACGACCGCTATCAATACCCCATCAGCAGACGTCGATTGGAACCCCTAAGCGTGTTGGTCTTCgctgtggtgatgatgacctCCTTTGTCCAGGTGGCCATCACATCCTTCACTCGGCTGATCTCCAACGATACAACCCTAGTCAATCTAACGATACCTTCGATTGCGGTGATGGCCAGCACCGTAGTCGTGAAACTCGCCTGCTGGTTCTGGTGTCGATTAATCAAGAACTCGAGCGTCCAAGCCCTGGCACAAGATGCCGAAACAGATGTGGTGTTCAACTTGTTCAgtattctcttccctctgA TCggctctttcttcaaacTATGGTGGGTCGACTCCCTTGGCGGTCTCCTCCTCTCAGTCTACATTATATGGAACTGGAGCGGAACCGCAGGCGAGCATATTCGCCATCTCACAGGAGCGGCCGCATCTCCCATCGACCAGAGCGTTCTACTCTACATGACCATGCGGTTCTCCAAAGCCATCCTCAAGATCCAGAACCTGAGGGCCTATTATGCCGGAGACCTCTTGAACGTCGAAGTAGACATCATCCTGGAAGGGAAGACCCGGCTGCGCGACGCCCATGACATCGGCGAGAGTCTACAGTACATGATCGAGAGTGTCCCCACGGTCGACCGTGCCTTCGTACACATGGATTATGATCCGTGGAACATCCCCACCCATTTGAACCAGCAGGCTCATTAG